CTGATCCATATTCCAATTCATACATGGGCATTGGATAAATACGATTTACTCAAAGTGATGCAAAACATTCAAATAGCGCAACAGCAAAATCAGAAAGTATTGATTCATTGTTATCATGGTTCTGACCGTACAGGTGCAAGTATTGCGATGTACCGCATTATTTTTGAAAATTGGTCAACTGAAGCTGCCTTAAACGAAATGAAGCATGGTGGTTATGGCTTTCACCCGATTTGGGTCAATATCGACAAACAGTTTAGCCCTGAAAATATAAAATGGATCCGTGATCAACTCACGAATCCATCGATGTAAACAACATAAGGTTTAATGTATGGGGTTTGTTAAAGCACTATCCCCCTTCACTCATTTTACTTAACGGCGATCTAGAGGAACCCAATCAATCACCCACGCAGATTTCATTCCTAAGCTTGCATCTGAATTGATCTTCTTACGTGTACTATCCGCAGTTTCACGGTCTTTAGCAGGCCCAACCATAATGCGGATCCCTTTTGATGTTGGGCTCTTGG
The DNA window shown above is from Acinetobacter piscicola and carries:
- a CDS encoding dual specificity protein phosphatase family protein, producing the protein MKLHFLAILLTSSMMTGCITSSALPQQQRPQQWGDLIQKSSNFYQMSDSIFRSEQPNAQLIPLLKEHQIDVVINLRSRDQDRTTLAGKNLKLIHIPIHTWALDKYDLLKVMQNIQIAQQQNQKVLIHCYHGSDRTGASIAMYRIIFENWSTEAALNEMKHGGYGFHPIWVNIDKQFSPENIKWIRDQLTNPSM